One window of Manihot esculenta cultivar AM560-2 chromosome 17, M.esculenta_v8, whole genome shotgun sequence genomic DNA carries:
- the LOC110605430 gene encoding uncharacterized protein LOC110605430 yields the protein MKKQAVSDGLDLTGINDVEIAGYLRDEKEIELRKIMWELLQRDYSKRKRAEQEKKKDGPAKKALKTGGVEDDERKSNKKKTMSSKINYDALKKLEEEISTIPEIEKDSHYNADGDLAVGDQYSEVPNHDYEDDDFDYEMTY from the coding sequence ATGAAAAAACAGGCCGTCTCCGATGGGCTGGACCTTACAGGTATTAATGATGTGGAGATCGCCGGTTATCTTCGTGACGAGAAGGAAATAGAATTGAGAAAGATAATGTGGGAGCTATTGCAGAGAGATTACTCCAAGAGAAAGCGAGCAGaacaagagaagaagaaagatggTCCTGCCAAGAAAGCTCTTAAAACTGGTGGTGTTGAAGATGATGAGAGAAAGAGCAACAAGAAGAAGACCATGAGTTCAAAGATCAACTATGATGCATTGAAGAAATTAGAGGAGGAGATTTCAACAATCCCTGAAATTGAGAAGGATAGCCACTACAATGCAGATGGTGACCTTGCTGTTGGAGATCAATACAGCGAAGTGCCCAATCATGATTACGAAGATGATGATTTTGATTATGAGATGACTTACTAA
- the LOC110605431 gene encoding tetraspanin-8 yields MARTSYFILCGMNIITFLISMAIVAHVSYAWRLPIQLYGSSPSATFLKTPILILGISLLILSVMGLVALLCHLIFLHRIYLWVILFITISLLIFIIFSLLVTNKGPQGIGSSSREFRVNEFSSWMQTHLVGKNHWFDIKKYLLDYEVCDSFQRKLDALPAAILWEVVTSVELGCCKPPYSCGYKFKNISYWEVSNSGNESKEKDCNSWKNDKEILCYDCNSCKAGYLEEGVSPCKTTQKPIMTVIDLPVSLLDGV; encoded by the exons ATGGCTAGAACAAGCTACTTTATCCTCTGTGGTATGAACATTATAACATTCTTAATTTCCATGGCCATTGTAGCCCATGTTTCCTATGCATGGAGATTACCAATACAACTCTATGGCTCTTCACCTTCTGCCACCTTTCTTAAAACTCCAATTCTCATACTGGGAATTTCCCTTTTGATCCTTTCAGTTATGGGATTGGTTGCTTTGCTTTGTCATTTAATCTTTCTTCATAGAATTTATTTGTGGGTTATACTTTTCATCACAATTTctctcttgattttcattatattttcgTTGCTTGTCACCAATAAAGGTCCTCAAGGGATTGGCTCTTCAAGCAGAGAGTTTAGGGTTAATGAATTCTCTTCATGGATGCAAACTCATCTTGTGGGTAAAAATCATTGGTTTGATATCAAGAAATATTTGCTTGATTATGAAGTTTGTGATAGCTTTCAAAGAAAGTTGGATGCTTTACCTGCTGCTATCTTATGGGAGGTCGTCACGTCTGTCGAG TTAGGTTGCTGCAAGCCCCCATATAGTTGTGGATACAAATTCAAGAATATAAGTTATTGGGAAGTGTCAAATTCAGGAAATGAATCAAAAGAAAAGGATTGCAATTCATGGAAGAATGATAAGGAAATATTATGCTATGATTGCAATTCATGCAAAGCTGGATATCTTGAGGAA GGCGTCTCTCCTTGCAAAACCACCCAGAAGCCAATCATGACAGTTATAGATCTCCCTGTTAGTCTCCTTGATGGAGTGTAA
- the LOC110604478 gene encoding uncharacterized protein LOC110604478 — MADFGNLSDTDDSAVEELISQAQDLCVLDQLSKINCAAFSESLLPSDLETRFLKLKSKPITSNPNMDFDPNKSDSVGKTSSLKDEVDTFSNAKEKESPRKQIFSPKEENPNGEKSLEEKCKDESLFSPSDSSYSWIENFISTPSKHNSGKRMSSFKTPLGSSNSSRDSPSPPRKSGCFWCSPKKDSKKKKKENWNIIDWGSNNDEFLSDLNIFSSKEQEKILRKAMKEEEKISREAEKIVKWAKQASNRMSFHGIEDEGSDDDDDKSKI; from the coding sequence ATGGCCGATTTCGGAAACCTTTCAGACACCGACGATTCAGCAGTGGAGGAGCTCATCTCCCAAGCTCAAGACCTCTGTGTTCTTGACCAACTCTCTAAGATCAATTGTGCTGCTTTTTCTGAATCACTTCTTCCTTCTGATTTGGAAACCCGTTTCCTCAAACTCAAATCCAAACCCATAACTTCAAATCCCAACATGGATTTTGATCCTAACAAATCTGACTCAGTTGGGAAAACGAGCTCACTGAAGGATGAAGTGGATACTTTCTCGAATGCTAAAGAGAAAGAATCACCAAGAAAACAGATTTTCTCGCCTAAGGAGGAAAACCCAAATGGGGAAAAGAGTTTGGAAGAGAAATGTAAAGATGAATCGCTTTTCTctccttctgattcttcctattCATGGATTGAAAATTTCATTTCCACGCCATCCAAACATAACTCAGGGAAGAGAATGAGTTCGTTTAAGACTCCTTTGGGTTCGTCGAACTCTTCCAGGGATTCGCCGTCTCCTCCTCGGAAATCCGGCTGCTTTTGGTGTTCACCGAAGAAAGattcaaagaaaaagaagaaggaaaacTGGAATATCATTGATTGGGGCAGCAACAATGATGAATTCTTGTCGGACTTAAACATATTTTCATCGAAAGAGCAAGAGAAGATTCTAAGGAAGGCAATGAAAGAGGAAGAGAAGATTAGCAGAGAAGCAGAGAAGATTGTGAAATGGGCAAAACAGGCATCAAATAGAATGAGTTTTCATGGGATTGAAGATGAAGGCagcgatgatgatgatgataaaagcaaaatttaa